One window of Quercus robur chromosome 5, dhQueRobu3.1, whole genome shotgun sequence genomic DNA carries:
- the LOC126729062 gene encoding putative UPF0481 protein At3g02645 — translation MSSQFDSKFDEIRWVIQIRRTLEEEIEETIEVPVCIFNVPKALMVSDPESYTPQQVALGPYHYWRPELYEMQRYKLAAAKRSQKQLQCLYFQNLVDQLIKIEPRIRACYHKYLDFNGETLAWMMGIDASFMLEFLQIYAIQEAKVITRVSSRMSHLVDYAGRKSAHNTILRDMVMLENQIPLFVLRKMLEFQFPSLEAADDMLLSMLVGLCKELSPFKRVEELPKIPVPDCAHLLDFLYHMVVPTVEEPSEIIEVEDHNEDMQGKEKSSSDSSYVKQLLDVIWNMLSKLNRGPISLIKKVLVSRPVKVVLKLPWTILSNLPGFAILKQPVEYFFFSQDKAGVKPEDETSGLNNNINKPPLVEEITIPSVSDLSKAGVKFLPTNGSILTITFDVKTVTFYLPTVSLDVNTEVILKNLVAYEASNASGPLVFTRYTELMNGIIDTEEDVKVLRERGIILNRMKSDGEVANLWNGMSKSIRLTKVPFLDKVIEDVNKHYNGRWSVKSGKFFKIYVFGSWQFLTFLAAVMLLVMMAMQAVCSVYSCARILRINTTR, via the coding sequence ATGTCATCACAATTTGATTCCAAATTTGATGAGATCCGATGGGTCATTCAGATCCGTCGAACCCTTGAAGAAGAGATTGAGGAGACTATCGAAGTCCCAGTGTGCATATTCAATGTCCCTAAAGCCCTTATGGTTAGTGATCCAGAGTCTTATACTCCACAACAAGTTGCTCTTGGTCCTTACCACTATTGGCGTCCAGAGCTCTATGAGATGCAAAGGTATAAGCTAGCTGCAGCAAAAAGATCTCAAAAGCAACTCCAATGTCTTTACTTCCAAAATCTTGTTGACCAATTGATAAAGATTGAGCCAAGGATCCGAGCGTGCTATCATAAGTACTTGGACTTCAATGGAGAAACTTTAGCATGGATGATGGGCATTGATGCATCATTCATGCTTGAGTTCCTTCAAATTTACGCCATTCAAGAAGCAAAGGTGATAACGAGAGTTTCCTCTAGGATGTCACACTTGGTGGACTATGCAGGAAGAAAGTCGGCACATAATACAATTCTTAGAGATATGGTAATGCTAGAGAATCAAATTCCTTTATTTGTATTAAGGAAGATGTTGGAATTCCAATTCCCATCTTTAGAAGCTGCCGATGATATGTTGCTTTCAATGTTAGTGGGGTTATGCAAAGAGCTTTCACCATTCAAGCGTGTGGAAGAATTGCCAAAGATTCCAGTTCCAGATTGTGCACACTTGCTAGACTTTTTGTACCACATGGTCGTGCCGACAGTGGAAGAACCATCAGAAATAATTGAAGTTGAGGATCATAATGAAGACATGCAAGGCAAGGAAAAATCTTCTTCAGATTCAAGTTATGTGAAACAACTTCTCGATGTGATTTGGAACATGCTTTCCAAACTAAACCGTGGTCCAATAAGCCTCATCAAGAAGGTACTAGTCTCTAGACCTGTAAAAGTCGTTCTAAAATTGCCTTGGACAATCCTCTCTAACCTTCCCGGATTCGCAATCTTAAAACAACCCGTTgagtatttctttttctctcaagaCAAAGCAGGGGTCAAGCCAGAAGATGAAACTTCAGGCTTAAACAATAACATCAATAAACCACCATTGGTAGAGGAAATCACAATCCCTTCTGTGAGTGATCTCTCAAAAGCTGGAGTCAAATTCTTACCCACAAATGGTAGCATTTTAACCATTACTTTTGACGTAAAGACAGTCACTTTTTACCTCCCCACCGTTAGTTTAGATGTTAACACTGAGGTGATATTGAAAAACTTAGTGGCATATGAAGCTTCAAATGCATCAGGGCCATTGGTTTTTACACGTTACACTGAGTTAATGAATGGTATTATTGATACTGAGGAGGATGTGAAAGTACTTAGAGAAAGAGGGATCATTTTGAACCGAATGAAGAGCGATGGAGAGGTGGCAAACCTTTGGAATGGAATGAGCAAGTCAATCAGATTGACAAAAGTACCATTTTTGGACAAAGTGATTGAAGATGTGAACAAGCATTACAATGGCAGATGGAGTGTCAAAAGTGGAAAGTTCTTTAAGATTTACGTTTTTGGGTCTTGGCAGTTTCTCACATTTCTGGCTGCGGTTATGCTTTTGGTCATGATGGCAATGCAAGCCGTTTGCTCTGTTTATAGCTGTGCTCGCATACTTCGAATCAACACCACACGGTGA